In Vanrija pseudolonga chromosome 4, complete sequence, a single window of DNA contains:
- the Parp2 gene encoding Poly [ADP-ribose] polymerase 2, with the protein MPPRRSARAPPKVPTPPPAATPTPPPAAKAASGKPPLSKARIAAAGAFAGLKPADILKRAKDLGMVTTENVTKTVTHLISTQTAVDDDAPAVRRAVGYSVPIVSVDWLEACEKDDEWVDEAPYVITKGAAPAPAAAPASKGKGKAANGTAGTKRAAANGTAGTKRAASPAPDVKPAAKKAKKADAKADVKTEVKDEAKPEANGHGQKLKKKDTVVPVDDGCRLIGATVHIGDDGTIWDASLNQTNASNNNNKFYRIQVLKLPGGKFTAWTRWGRVGEPGANAQLGGGDVASAIFNFEKKFKDKSGLNWANRLDAAKKGKYTFVERSYEDDSDDEAEAGEGEAEVKEEEEYVPPECTLSQPVQELMQLIFNQQYLQATMASLNYDANKLPLGKLSKSTITRGFQALKDLGELIDDPTLAQSKYDTNFAAASEHLSNSFYSLIPHAFGRNRPPVINTDAMLKREIELLESLGDMKEAAAIMKAERPRDTIHVLDRHYNALGMNEMTPLEHDSKEFKVLSQYLVDTRGATHNVNYEVEEVFRIERQGETKRFDESVFSSIKSDRRLLWHGSRATNFGGILSQGLRIAPPEAPVSGYMFGKGIYLADMSSKSANYCCSYITGGTALLLLCEAELGDPIQKLTNASYTAGEDAKRQGMYSTFGQGRTAPLKWKDAGEATPALKGIKMPDTSKVKPGDTNVDGAYLMYNEFIVYDVSQVKLRYLLRVKM; encoded by the exons atgcccccCCGCAGATCAGCCAGAGCACCACCCAAGGTgccaaccccgcccccagccgcgacgccgaccccgcccccggccgccaaggcggcctCCGGCAAGCCCCCACTCTCCAAGGCCCgcatcgccgctgccggcgcctTCGCTGGCCTCAAACCCGCCGATATCCTCAAGCGCGCCAAGGACCTCGGCATGGTCACCACCGAGAACGTCACCAAGACGGTCACGCACCTCATCTCGACGCagaccgccgtcgacgacgatgcgcccgcggtccgccgcgccgtcggctaCAGCGTGCCCATCGTGTCGGTCGACTGGCTCGAGGCGTGCGAGAAGGACGATGAGTGGGTGGACGAGGCGCCCTACGTGATCACCAAgggcgccgcgcctgcccccgcggcggcaccggcgtcgaagggcaagggcaaggctgcCAACGGTACCGCTGGCACgaagcgcgcggccgccaacgGTACCGCTGGCACGAAGCGCGCGGCCAGCCCAGCTCCCGATGTGAAGcccgcggccaagaaggcgaagaaggccgacgccaaggctgATGTCAAGaccgaggtcaaggacgaggccaAGCCTGAGGCCAATGGCCACGGTCAGAagctcaagaagaaggacacGGTCGtgccggtcgacgacggctgcCGCCTCATTGGCGCGACGGTCCAcattggcgacgacggcacgatCTGGGACGCCTCGTTGAACCAGACCAATGCgtccaacaacaacaacaagtTCTACCGTATCCAG GTGCTCAAGCTTCCGGGCGGCAAGTTCACCGCCTGGACGCGCTGGGGACGTGTCGGCGAGCCCGGTGCcaacgcccagctcggcggcggcgacgttgCCTCGGCCATCTTCAACTTTGAGAAGAAGTTCAAGGACAAGTCGGGCCTCAACTGGGCcaaccgcctcgacgccgccaagaagggcaagtACACCTTTGTCGAGCGTAGCTATGAGGACGACTCGgatgacgaggccgaggccggcgaaGGTGAagccgaggtcaaggaggaggaggaatACGTGCCACCCGAGTGCACCCTCTCGCAGCCGGTCCAGGAGCTCATGCAGCTCATCTTCAACCAGCAGTACCTCCAGGCGACCATGGCCTCGCTCAACTACGACGCCAACAAGTTACCACTGGGCAAGCTGAGCAAGAGCACCATCACGCGTGGCTtccaggcgctcaaggactTGGGCGAGCTGATCGACGACCCGACTCTCGCGCAGTCAAAGTACGACACCAACTTTGCCGCCGCAAGCGAGCATCTGTCCAACTCGTTCTACTCGCTCATCCCGCATGCGTTCGGCCGTAACCGCCCGCCTGTGATCAACACGGACGCGATGCTCAAGCGAGAGATCGAGCTACTCGAGTCGCTCGGCGACATGAAGGAGGCTGCGGCCATCATGAAGGCTGAGCGGCCTCGTGACACGATCCACGTCCTCGATCGCCACTACAACGCTCTCGGTATGAACGAAATGACGCCACTCGAGCACGACTCGAAGGAGTTCAAGGTCCTCAGCCAGTACCTGGTGgacacgcgcggcgcgacccACAACGTCAACtacgaggtcgaggaggtctTCCGCATCGAGCGCCAGGGCGAGACCAAGCGCTTCGACGAGAGCGTCTTCTCAAGCATCAAGTCGGACCGTCGTCTGCTGTGGCACGGATCCAGAGCGACCAACTTTGGTGGTATCTTGTCGCAGGGCCTGCGTATCGCACCACCCGAGGCTCCCGTGTCCGGCTACATGTTCGGCAAGGGTAtctacctcgccgacatgTCGTCCAAGTCGGCCAACTACTGTTGCTCGTACATCACGGGTGGCACggcgctgctcctgctgtgcgaggccgagctcggcgacccgATCCAGAAGCTCACCAACGCGAGCTACACTGCAGGTGAGGACGCCAAGAGGCAGGGCATGTACTCGACCTTTGGCCAGGGCCGGACTGCGCCGCTCAAGTGGAAGGatgcgggcgaggcgacaCCAGCGCTGAAGGGCATCAAGATG CCCGACACGTCCAAGGTCAAGCCGGGCGACACcaatgtcgacggcgcgtaCCTCATGTACAATGAGTTTATCGTCTACGACGTGTCGCAGGTCAAGCTGCGCTACCTCTTGCGCGTCAAGATGTAG